A region of Diospyros lotus cultivar Yz01 chromosome 3, ASM1463336v1, whole genome shotgun sequence DNA encodes the following proteins:
- the LOC127796865 gene encoding uncharacterized mitochondrial protein AtMg00810-like — protein sequence MKAVGYWQSRGDQALFIKHSKKGTLTILLVYVDDIIVTGNDEDEKKLLKGNLAREFDIKDLRRLKYFLGIEVAYSNEGIFLSQRKYTVDLLEETGLLGSKATNTPLDPNLKLGPSDNPLVDKGRYQRLVRKLIYLSHTWPDIAFAISLVVKTELAKARNRMKQLANKKRSEREFSIGEEVYLKLSQQHLKALTHQPISNLSPKYYGPFPILERIGTVA from the exons ATGAAGGCAGTGGGGTATTGGCAAAGTAGAGGAGATCAAGCCTTATTCATAAAGCATTCCAAGAAAGGTACTCTAACAATTCtacttgtttatgttgatgacataatTGTTACTGGCAATGATGAGGATGAGAAGAAATTGCTAAAAGGAAATTTGGCCCGAGAATTTGACATCAAAGACCTTCGTAGGCTCAAgtatttcttgggaatagagGTTGCATACTCAAATGAGGGTATATTTctttcccaaagaaaatataccGTGGATTTATTGGAAGAAACTGGATTGCTAGGTAGCAAGGCAACAAATACTCCCTTAGATCCTAACTTGAAATTAGGACCAAGTGACAATCCATTGGTGGATAAGGGGAGATACCAGAGGTTAGTAAGAAAGCTGATTTACCTATCTCACACCTGGCCTGACATAGCTTTTGCTATCAGCTTA GTGGTGAAGACGGAATTGGCTAAGGCACGAAATAGAATGAAGCAATTGGCTAACAAGAAGCGCAGTGAGAGGGAATTTTCTATAGGGGAGGAAGTTTATTTGAAGTTGAGCCAACAACACCTCAAGGCTCTAACCCACCAGCCAATATCCAATCTAAGCCCCAAGTACTATGGGCCATTTCCTATCCTGGAGAGGATAGGAACAGTGGCCTAG